One region of Candidatus Bathyarchaeota archaeon genomic DNA includes:
- a CDS encoding geranylgeranylglycerol-phosphate geranylgeranyltransferase, translating to MNKLGGFIRLMRLLNCAMMGFAVLVGAILANPALGNLNWLNLLYGFLTGFTFCAAAMVINDYYDRKIDAINEPQRPLPSGLIKPKEALAFMTALVVIGFIFALLVAPYGLQCFAVAAISLVITATYLTVGKRSGLPGNFLVSACVAIPFIYGSITALGTVGLNVLLFASMAFLSNTGREITKGIVDTKGDRAESIKTLAVRFGEKTAAAVAVVFYLSAVALTPVTWFLGIVGVWFIPFVLVTDIGLIVCSVILLRDPSREKARKIKKIVLYLFLVGLLAYLFGVI from the coding sequence ATGAATAAACTCGGCGGCTTCATACGACTCATGCGTCTCCTTAACTGCGCTATGATGGGCTTTGCGGTCTTAGTCGGCGCCATACTCGCCAACCCAGCCTTGGGCAACCTCAACTGGCTAAACCTCCTCTACGGCTTCCTCACAGGCTTCACGTTTTGCGCCGCCGCCATGGTCATTAACGATTACTATGACCGCAAAATCGACGCCATCAACGAACCCCAACGACCCCTCCCAAGCGGCCTAATCAAACCCAAAGAAGCCCTCGCATTCATGACGGCTCTGGTTGTGATAGGCTTCATTTTTGCGTTGTTGGTGGCACCGTACGGTTTGCAATGTTTCGCTGTAGCAGCCATATCATTAGTAATAACTGCAACATACCTTACCGTGGGCAAACGCAGCGGCTTGCCGGGCAATTTTTTGGTCAGCGCCTGCGTCGCCATCCCCTTCATCTACGGCAGCATAACCGCACTGGGAACGGTCGGATTAAACGTGCTCCTCTTTGCATCCATGGCGTTTCTATCAAACACAGGACGCGAAATCACCAAGGGCATCGTGGACACCAAAGGCGACCGAGCTGAAAGCATCAAAACCTTAGCCGTTCGGTTCGGAGAGAAAACTGCAGCGGCTGTAGCGGTTGTGTTTTATCTTTCTGCTGTTGCGTTGACGCCTGTTACATGGTTTTTGGGGATTGTAGGCGTCTGGTTCATCCCCTTCGTCTTAGTCACCGACATCGGACTTATCGTGTGCTCAGTTATTTTACTGCGGGACCCGTCGCGGGAGAAAGCACGCAAAATCAAGAAAATTGTGCTCTACCTGTTCTTGGTGGGGTTGCTGGCGTACCTTTTTGGCGTAATTTAA
- the endA gene encoding tRNA-intron lyase: protein MPKIPVELLENFLVVWNPTEGSKLYKTAYYGKPLGIPKPKIPEFDVPLILDLMEGLYLAEKDTIAIYEAPNQSRVGLNKLRKKARQLYDEFEEKYAVYHDLRDSNLIVTPGIKFGCDFAVYKYGPGVEHAPYMVTVKKTDSEISATEIVKNGRLATTVRKRFIFAVPDLASKKVEYLMFKWFKA, encoded by the coding sequence ATGCCTAAAATCCCGGTTGAACTCCTCGAAAACTTTCTCGTCGTATGGAACCCCACGGAGGGCTCCAAACTCTACAAAACCGCCTACTACGGCAAACCCTTAGGCATTCCCAAACCGAAAATCCCCGAATTCGACGTCCCCCTCATTTTAGACCTTATGGAAGGACTCTACCTCGCCGAAAAAGACACCATCGCCATCTACGAAGCCCCAAACCAATCCCGGGTTGGGCTAAACAAACTCCGCAAAAAAGCCCGCCAACTCTACGACGAATTCGAAGAAAAATACGCCGTCTACCATGACCTCCGCGACAGCAACCTAATCGTGACGCCCGGCATTAAATTCGGCTGCGACTTCGCCGTCTACAAATACGGCCCAGGAGTAGAACACGCACCTTACATGGTCACCGTCAAAAAAACTGACTCAGAGATTTCGGCAACGGAAATCGTCAAAAACGGGCGCTTAGCCACGACTGTGCGTAAACGTTTCATTTTTGCAGTGCCTGATTTGGCGTCAAAGAAAGTGGAGTATTTGATGTTTAAATGGTTCAAGGCTTAA
- a CDS encoding Snf7 family protein: MSERFAKKWEQKREGNTFLGGLQETIVPPQPLKPRLDAAARSLDLQIGKLDQASERFNQKDKALFAKVVEAYTKHDQAHANIYASELAEIRKMNKLVMNARLALDQVSLRIKTVSELGDVVSALGPCVGVLRSVSSGLGGVIPEAEGELGDIGNMLSGLMFEAGASGGMSLNFNTVNEDASKILSEAATVAEQRVSANFPDLPAGFSTGSANKTQT, encoded by the coding sequence ATGTCTGAACGCTTCGCAAAAAAATGGGAACAAAAAAGAGAAGGAAACACATTCTTGGGTGGACTCCAAGAAACTATAGTGCCTCCACAGCCCCTAAAACCTAGATTAGATGCAGCAGCAAGAAGTCTTGACCTGCAAATCGGTAAACTCGACCAAGCCAGTGAACGCTTTAACCAAAAAGATAAAGCGCTCTTTGCCAAAGTCGTTGAAGCCTACACCAAACATGACCAAGCCCACGCCAACATCTACGCCAGTGAACTCGCCGAAATTCGAAAAATGAACAAACTTGTCATGAACGCACGCCTTGCCCTTGACCAAGTATCTTTGCGCATCAAAACCGTTTCTGAACTTGGCGACGTTGTCTCAGCTCTAGGCCCCTGTGTCGGTGTCCTTCGCAGTGTAAGCAGTGGACTCGGCGGGGTTATACCTGAAGCAGAAGGCGAATTAGGCGACATCGGCAACATGTTAAGCGGATTAATGTTTGAAGCAGGCGCGTCTGGTGGCATGTCCCTTAACTTCAACACCGTCAACGAAGATGCATCAAAAATCCTATCTGAAGCAGCAACCGTAGCCGAGCAACGTGTCAGCGCAAACTTCCCAGACCTACCCGCAGGCTTCTCAACCGGATCAGCAAACAAAACCCAAACCTAA
- the glyS gene encoding glycine--tRNA ligase, translating into MSTDVKCSKPQCDKFVAVNELAKRRGFFWSSFEIYGGSGGFVTYGPLGARLKQNVEGKLRELMVKKIGILEMESSVITPAKVFEASGHVAHFKEPMVECQKCHTRFRADHLLEDKGISSAEAEKMSLEDIKVELERHEIVCPDCKGTFGDPTRYLTMFETTIGPYSGSVGYGRPEAAQNIFVEFNRLYNIAREKLPFGCINIGKALRNEISPRQGLIRLREFTIADLEFFFDPKEPACPRLCEVENEVLPILLCDTRLKECEDITNFTVREALDKGVIKSEWQAYFMAQAKRLLEELGVPESKQRFLEKLTWEKAHYSSQSFDQEVLVDRWGWVEVSGHAYRTDYDLTCHMKASGVDMTVYKEYTNPIETEEHVVKPLMAKLGPVYKGEAGKAAAALAKIPAQQVADAMEKDGSILVDGYQILKEQVEIGKQKIIQRGTRFIPHVVEPSFGCDRLFYVALEYAYSLKDDRVVLSFPRSIAPIQVGIYPLMSKDGLDTKAKEVQRLLACEGFMTDFDETGSIGRRYARADEAGVQLGITIDYDTLSEDTVTIRDRDSWKQVRAPVKDLPRLMHGYFEGKLNFTDLGNIVSS; encoded by the coding sequence TTGAGCACTGACGTTAAATGCAGCAAGCCTCAATGCGACAAATTCGTTGCCGTCAACGAATTGGCTAAACGCCGAGGCTTCTTCTGGTCGTCGTTTGAGATTTATGGCGGCAGCGGCGGCTTTGTCACTTACGGTCCTCTGGGAGCACGCCTAAAACAGAACGTGGAAGGCAAACTCAGAGAGCTTATGGTTAAAAAAATCGGCATCCTCGAAATGGAATCCAGCGTAATCACTCCTGCCAAAGTGTTTGAAGCCTCAGGCCACGTGGCACACTTCAAAGAACCCATGGTCGAATGCCAAAAATGCCACACCCGATTCCGCGCCGACCACCTCCTCGAAGATAAGGGCATCAGCAGCGCCGAAGCAGAAAAAATGAGCCTCGAAGACATCAAAGTCGAACTCGAACGCCACGAAATCGTCTGCCCCGACTGCAAAGGCACCTTCGGCGACCCCACACGATATTTAACCATGTTCGAAACCACCATTGGTCCCTACAGCGGCTCCGTCGGCTACGGCAGACCCGAAGCGGCACAAAATATCTTTGTAGAATTCAACCGCCTCTACAATATCGCCCGCGAAAAGCTGCCTTTTGGCTGCATCAACATCGGCAAGGCGCTGCGAAACGAAATCAGCCCTCGCCAAGGCTTAATCCGCCTACGCGAATTCACCATCGCGGACTTAGAATTCTTCTTTGATCCCAAAGAACCAGCCTGCCCCCGCCTATGCGAAGTCGAAAACGAAGTCCTACCAATCCTGCTCTGCGACACACGCCTCAAAGAATGCGAAGACATAACCAACTTCACCGTCCGCGAAGCACTCGACAAAGGCGTCATCAAAAGCGAGTGGCAAGCCTACTTCATGGCACAAGCAAAACGCCTCCTTGAGGAACTTGGCGTCCCTGAATCTAAACAACGTTTTCTTGAAAAGCTCACTTGGGAAAAGGCGCATTACAGCAGTCAAAGCTTCGACCAAGAAGTTCTTGTTGACCGCTGGGGCTGGGTTGAAGTTTCGGGTCACGCTTACCGCACCGACTATGACTTAACCTGCCACATGAAAGCCAGCGGCGTCGACATGACAGTCTACAAAGAATACACAAACCCAATCGAGACAGAGGAACACGTCGTCAAACCGCTTATGGCAAAACTTGGCCCAGTCTATAAAGGCGAAGCAGGCAAAGCCGCCGCGGCACTCGCCAAGATCCCCGCGCAGCAAGTCGCCGACGCTATGGAGAAAGACGGCAGCATCCTAGTTGACGGGTATCAAATCTTAAAAGAACAAGTCGAAATCGGCAAACAAAAAATCATCCAACGCGGCACCCGCTTCATTCCCCACGTGGTGGAACCCAGTTTCGGCTGCGACCGCCTCTTCTACGTAGCACTCGAATACGCCTACAGCTTAAAAGACGACCGCGTCGTTCTTAGTTTCCCCCGCAGTATCGCACCCATCCAAGTCGGCATTTACCCCTTGATGAGCAAGGACGGATTAGACACTAAAGCCAAAGAAGTCCAACGTCTCCTTGCCTGTGAAGGCTTCATGACGGACTTTGACGAAACAGGCTCTATCGGCAGACGCTATGCACGCGCAGATGAAGCAGGCGTTCAACTCGGCATAACCATCGACTACGACACCCTAAGCGAAGACACTGTCACTATCCGCGACCGCGACAGCTGGAAACAGGTACGCGCCCCCGTCAAAGACCTCCCGCGACTCATGCATGGATACTTTGAAGGCAAACTAAACTTCACAGACTTAGGCAACATTGTGTCTTCCTAA
- a CDS encoding YbaN family protein: protein MQKTLAAPRNRKEKLIRGILLVAGTISLALGAIGLVLPILPTTPFLLLAAACYLRSSERMHKWLINNRWFGEYIRNYQAGRGVSMRVKLFAVGFLWATILFTILLVVDEILIAQIVLLAIAVGVSIHLFRLPTFKKQNQL, encoded by the coding sequence ATGCAGAAAACTTTAGCCGCTCCACGTAACAGAAAAGAGAAACTCATAAGAGGCATTCTGCTAGTCGCGGGTACAATCTCGCTTGCGTTGGGTGCCATTGGACTTGTTCTGCCCATTTTACCGACAACGCCGTTTCTTTTGCTTGCCGCAGCCTGTTACCTGCGCAGTTCCGAGCGTATGCATAAATGGCTAATTAATAACCGCTGGTTCGGCGAATATATACGAAATTATCAAGCGGGTCGAGGGGTTTCTATGAGGGTCAAACTTTTCGCCGTGGGGTTTCTTTGGGCGACGATTCTTTTTACAATACTGCTTGTTGTAGATGAAATCCTAATAGCACAAATCGTTTTGCTGGCAATCGCTGTCGGTGTAAGTATTCACTTGTTTAGGTTGCCCACTTTCAAAAAGCAAAATCAGCTGTAG
- a CDS encoding CBS domain-containing protein, translating into MTTNSLVKDIMTKDVKTVTNNTVMQEVVEIMNKYDKDAILVIQSGKPTGIITVKDVLIRAVEANVPMKTVIARMVYTNPLVVIEESATIEEAAKLMKNWNIKHLPVVDKAGALLGMVDDRQIVYADPKLMSIMDYCRRK; encoded by the coding sequence ATGACAACCAATTCCCTCGTAAAAGACATCATGACTAAAGATGTTAAAACCGTAACCAACAACACCGTAATGCAAGAAGTAGTCGAAATCATGAACAAATACGACAAAGACGCAATTCTAGTTATCCAAAGCGGCAAACCAACAGGCATCATCACCGTAAAAGACGTGCTAATCCGCGCCGTCGAAGCAAACGTTCCAATGAAAACCGTCATCGCAAGAATGGTCTACACCAACCCCCTAGTAGTCATCGAAGAATCCGCAACAATCGAAGAAGCAGCCAAACTCATGAAAAACTGGAACATCAAACACTTACCCGTTGTCGATAAGGCAGGCGCCCTCCTCGGCATGGTTGATGACCGCCAAATCGTTTACGCTGACCCCAAACTGATGTCGATTATGGATTATTGCCGCCGAAAGTAG
- a CDS encoding NDP-sugar synthase, whose translation MSDKYAPLVGDNYAPDKIRVIIPVGGKATRLLPLTAETSKACLRLLNRPLVEFSLLSLASQGIRNFIFGVKGYTNYRDLYDYFESGYGFSARYKIRPRIHIKYQPNLEDLGSADSARINMDYYEINNPVFAVQGDNIFDIQVKHLLDFHKEKQAALTIVLREVNNVEGLGIADIDKDCRIRRFVEKPLPKDAPSNLANTGLYVISPEIKKIFKEKGVQQIIKEKNRLDFGYDFIPYVISTGRPVYGYTLKGSWFDVGTPKNYLEAMKNLLGGGFSTLKDFGGCLNQDTPIWVQGESNDSEKHRQEIIQKIKEKKISIEGNVLIGRHCHIEDGARIVNSCIDNYTRIGKNAVITNSAVMDRATIGENAEIYDSIVGRHVSIKSSCEKPTKIAAVSVIADDVTLEEGCNLTATKVYPHQRIRGEFQNQTIIAN comes from the coding sequence GTGAGCGATAAATACGCACCCTTAGTCGGAGACAATTATGCCCCTGATAAAATCCGAGTCATCATCCCTGTTGGCGGAAAAGCCACCCGTCTACTACCATTAACTGCGGAAACAAGCAAAGCCTGCTTGCGCCTCCTCAACAGACCCCTCGTAGAGTTTTCCCTCTTATCGCTGGCAAGTCAGGGCATACGTAACTTTATCTTCGGCGTCAAAGGCTACACCAACTACCGCGACCTCTACGATTATTTTGAGTCAGGCTACGGCTTTAGCGCACGCTACAAAATTAGACCCCGCATCCACATCAAATATCAACCCAACCTCGAAGACTTAGGCAGCGCCGACTCCGCACGCATAAACATGGACTACTACGAAATCAACAACCCCGTGTTCGCCGTGCAAGGCGACAACATCTTTGACATCCAAGTCAAGCACCTCCTTGACTTCCACAAAGAAAAACAAGCCGCCCTAACCATAGTGCTCAGAGAAGTCAACAATGTCGAAGGCTTAGGCATCGCCGACATCGACAAAGACTGCCGCATCCGACGCTTCGTAGAAAAACCCCTCCCCAAAGACGCCCCCAGCAACCTCGCCAACACAGGACTATACGTGATTTCTCCTGAAATTAAAAAAATCTTTAAAGAAAAAGGCGTCCAACAAATCATCAAAGAAAAAAACCGCCTCGACTTCGGCTACGACTTTATCCCCTATGTCATATCCACGGGGCGCCCCGTCTATGGCTACACCCTTAAAGGCAGCTGGTTTGATGTAGGTACCCCCAAAAACTATTTGGAAGCCATGAAAAACCTGCTCGGAGGCGGCTTTAGCACCCTCAAAGACTTCGGCGGCTGCCTAAACCAAGACACACCCATCTGGGTCCAAGGCGAAAGCAACGACTCCGAAAAGCATCGCCAAGAAATCATCCAAAAAATCAAAGAGAAAAAAATCAGCATCGAAGGTAACGTCTTAATTGGGCGGCACTGCCACATAGAGGACGGTGCACGTATCGTCAACTCCTGCATCGACAACTACACCCGTATCGGCAAAAACGCGGTTATCACAAATTCTGCCGTTATGGACCGCGCCACGATAGGTGAAAATGCGGAAATCTATGATAGCATCGTCGGGCGGCACGTATCAATTAAGTCAAGCTGCGAGAAGCCGACCAAGATAGCGGCGGTTAGCGTAATTGCCGACGATGTAACGCTTGAAGAAGGCTGCAACTTAACGGCGACCAAGGTTTATCCGCATCAACGCATCCGAGGCGAATTCCAGAACCAAACCATAATCGCCAATTAA
- a CDS encoding GNAT family N-acetyltransferase, giving the protein MAQKPNHVDLSVKRIKDKQHIEDLLKIDQTAFSKNLLNSWILVPYLHMGNVFGVYAQGSLKGFAIYLKSWDEPLVYLAELAIEKESQGKGYGYYLLFESLLQLKMGGVAKVGLTVDPNNERALRLYSERFGFKFVEFRKDEYGPGLDRLFLTLDLTEWTPKPSTSAH; this is encoded by the coding sequence ATGGCGCAGAAACCCAATCATGTTGACCTTTCGGTTAAGCGGATAAAAGACAAACAGCACATCGAGGACTTACTCAAAATCGACCAAACTGCCTTTAGCAAAAATCTCCTCAACAGCTGGATTTTAGTGCCTTATCTGCACATGGGAAACGTCTTTGGCGTTTACGCTCAAGGTTCCCTGAAAGGATTTGCCATTTATTTGAAGTCGTGGGATGAGCCGCTTGTCTATTTGGCTGAACTTGCCATAGAAAAAGAGAGCCAAGGCAAAGGCTACGGCTATTATCTTCTGTTTGAGTCGCTGCTTCAGCTCAAAATGGGCGGCGTCGCAAAGGTGGGTTTAACGGTTGACCCAAATAATGAGCGGGCATTGCGCCTTTATTCTGAGCGGTTCGGTTTTAAATTCGTTGAATTTCGCAAAGACGAGTATGGACCCGGTTTGGATAGGCTATTTTTAACGTTAGACTTAACCGAGTGGACACCCAAACCGTCAACGTCAGCACACTGA
- a CDS encoding DUF47 domain-containing protein produces the protein MVLPSETEERVKRRALNVCQENLRKVLDVSRKIPQLVEFFACGDKDGVRKLFTEIKAGEEEVVKARRMVSQELAEIGAILYAREDFLRFTNLSSEIADFSEGIAYYLVEIMEHNWVISPEIKKDLIKLSSAVLDSVLKLRETMMVLNYGSQKTLERAKDVEIAERVVDDQYRSLTIKVLSSKLDTPVLLLLRDVLQLLENSADKAEDAADAARTLSFTM, from the coding sequence TTGGTACTTCCTTCAGAAACTGAGGAGCGCGTAAAGAGGCGTGCCCTAAACGTTTGCCAAGAAAACTTACGAAAAGTACTTGACGTTTCAAGAAAAATCCCCCAATTAGTCGAGTTTTTTGCCTGCGGCGACAAGGACGGCGTACGAAAACTCTTCACTGAAATCAAAGCAGGCGAAGAAGAAGTCGTCAAAGCCCGACGCATGGTCAGCCAAGAACTCGCAGAAATCGGCGCCATACTCTACGCCCGCGAAGACTTCCTCAGATTCACCAACTTATCAAGCGAAATCGCAGACTTCTCCGAGGGCATCGCATACTACCTCGTCGAAATCATGGAACACAACTGGGTGATTTCGCCAGAAATCAAAAAAGACCTCATCAAACTCTCCTCCGCAGTGCTTGACAGCGTGCTTAAACTCAGAGAAACCATGATGGTCCTCAACTACGGCAGCCAAAAAACCCTCGAAAGAGCCAAAGACGTTGAAATCGCCGAACGCGTCGTAGACGACCAATACCGCTCACTAACCATCAAAGTGCTCAGCAGCAAACTCGACACCCCCGTTCTGCTGCTTCTGCGTGATGTGTTACAGTTGCTGGAGAACTCCGCGGACAAAGCCGAAGACGCAGCTGACGCAGCCCGAACACTCTCATTCACCATGTAA
- a CDS encoding inositol-3-phosphate synthase, whose translation MPQVKVALIGVGNCASSFLQGIQYYSNPKNKNALGLRNPILAGQTPKDIAVVAAFDVDSRKVGVDLSEAIFAAPNNAPKVCDVPKTGVTVAKGPLMDGLGESSSVLITISKAADADVAAVLKASGAEVVINLLPSGATQASQYYAQQAIAAGCAFVNATPNRIASDAAWAKKFQDANLPLVGDDLVDQVGSTALHKTLLKLLSDNGVHIDETYQLDVGGGTESVDTMERSRDAKRQIKTESVASALPYKTEIVAGSTDYVDFLQNKRDSYFFISGVYFCNAPLKIDLKFQTIDAPNAGSVLFDVIRALKLALNRKQAGALEAICAYGFKRPPIMVGLQTAQEEFAKFVA comes from the coding sequence ATGCCACAAGTTAAAGTTGCACTAATCGGCGTGGGAAACTGCGCCTCATCATTCCTACAAGGCATCCAATATTACAGTAACCCCAAGAACAAAAATGCCCTCGGACTGCGAAACCCCATTCTAGCGGGTCAAACCCCCAAAGATATCGCGGTAGTCGCCGCGTTTGATGTCGATAGCCGAAAAGTCGGCGTAGACCTATCAGAAGCAATATTTGCTGCGCCTAACAACGCCCCCAAAGTCTGCGACGTACCCAAAACGGGCGTCACCGTAGCCAAAGGGCCCCTTATGGATGGTTTAGGCGAATCCTCCAGCGTACTAATCACCATAAGCAAAGCAGCCGACGCAGACGTCGCCGCAGTACTCAAAGCCTCAGGCGCCGAAGTCGTCATCAACCTGCTCCCCAGCGGCGCAACCCAAGCCTCACAATACTACGCCCAACAAGCAATCGCGGCGGGCTGCGCATTCGTAAACGCCACCCCCAACCGCATTGCAAGCGACGCAGCTTGGGCTAAAAAATTCCAAGACGCCAATCTCCCCCTCGTCGGCGATGACCTCGTTGACCAAGTCGGCTCCACTGCGCTACACAAAACCCTACTCAAACTCCTCTCTGACAATGGCGTCCACATCGACGAAACCTACCAGCTCGACGTCGGTGGCGGAACTGAATCCGTTGACACCATGGAACGCAGCCGCGATGCCAAACGCCAAATCAAAACCGAATCCGTTGCCTCCGCTCTACCCTACAAAACCGAAATCGTTGCAGGCTCAACCGATTATGTTGATTTTCTGCAGAACAAACGCGACAGCTACTTCTTCATAAGCGGCGTTTACTTCTGCAATGCCCCCCTAAAAATTGACCTTAAATTCCAAACCATCGACGCCCCCAACGCAGGTAGCGTCCTATTCGACGTTATCCGAGCCCTCAAACTCGCCTTAAACCGCAAACAGGCTGGAGCGTTAGAGGCTATCTGCGCATATGGCTTTAAGCGTCCGCCCATAATGGTTGGGCTTCAAACGGCGCAAGAAGAATTTGCAAAATTCGTGGCATAA
- a CDS encoding rubrerythrin family protein has protein sequence MDFIGSQTEKNLLASFAGEGQARNRYTFFASVAKKEGYEQIAAIFEETAANEKEHSELFFKHLKGGMVEITAAYPAGVISTTLDNLKEAAEGEKLEWTSLYPSFADIAEKEGFKDVASTFRMVAKAEAYHERRYSKLIQNITEGKVFKKDAPIKWKCRNCGMVVEGTSAPDKCPTCAHPKAYFEVWTEPY, from the coding sequence ATGGATTTTATTGGAAGCCAAACCGAAAAGAACCTCTTAGCATCATTCGCAGGTGAAGGTCAAGCACGTAACCGCTACACTTTTTTCGCCAGCGTAGCCAAAAAAGAAGGCTATGAGCAGATAGCCGCAATTTTTGAGGAAACCGCAGCCAACGAGAAAGAACACTCGGAACTTTTCTTTAAACACCTCAAAGGCGGCATGGTTGAAATAACCGCCGCCTATCCCGCGGGCGTCATCTCAACAACCCTCGACAACCTAAAAGAAGCCGCGGAAGGCGAAAAACTGGAATGGACCAGCCTCTATCCAAGCTTTGCTGACATCGCAGAGAAAGAGGGCTTCAAAGATGTCGCGTCGACTTTTCGGATGGTAGCAAAAGCAGAAGCCTACCATGAACGCAGATACAGCAAACTAATCCAAAACATCACCGAGGGCAAAGTCTTCAAAAAAGACGCGCCGATTAAGTGGAAATGCAGAAACTGCGGCATGGTCGTAGAAGGAACCTCTGCACCTGATAAGTGCCCCACCTGCGCGCATCCTAAAGCATATTTTGAAGTCTGGACCGAACCCTACTAA